A window of the Nitrospiria bacterium genome harbors these coding sequences:
- a CDS encoding DUF5132 domain-containing protein, with protein sequence MALLENGFRGNLMTGLAIGIGAAILAPIVIPAVAAVAKPLAKAALKGGILLYERGKEAVAEAGEVIEDLVAETKAEIAEVHKEVVGAAESQSGTNS encoded by the coding sequence ATGGCTCTTTTGGAGAACGGTTTCAGGGGCAATCTCATGACGGGGCTTGCGATCGGCATCGGTGCCGCGATTTTGGCGCCGATCGTCATTCCGGCGGTGGCCGCCGTCGCCAAACCCTTGGCCAAGGCCGCCCTCAAGGGGGGAATCCTCCTCTATGAGCGGGGCAAGGAAGCGGTGGCCGAAGCGGGCGAGGTGATCGAGGATCTCGTCGCCGAAACCAAGGCCGAGATCGCGGAGGTTCATAAAGAAGTCGTCGGAGCGGCGGAATCCCAGAGCGGGACGAACAGCTGA